A single Pagrus major chromosome 19, Pma_NU_1.0 DNA region contains:
- the chpf2 gene encoding chondroitin sulfate glucuronyltransferase, translating into MRLSSLLALFRPALPLILGLSLGCSLSLLMVSWTQGDTDDSCGDELASGRLFLGRGDAQRDPRDGAGDDDFQPRIVPYHKDPNKPHKKVLRTRYIHTELGIRERLLVGVLTSRATLNTLAVAVNRTVAHHFHRTFFFTGLRSPKVPHGMTVVAHGDDRPVWLMYETVRHLHQHYGSDYDWFFLAQDDTYMQADRLSELVGHLSAGQDLYMGRAEEFIGGEEKARYCHGGYGYLLSRSLLARLQPHLDTCRNDILSVRPDEWLGRCIIDYLGLSCVEVHQEMTYRYFELGKNADPEREDSIQFKNAFTVHPISEPNLMYRLHKRFSQIELEWTYLQIQQLQMQINNLSDRTPEGKDGVTWPIGINAPFKPRTRFEVINWEYFTEEHIYSCIDSSPKCEMRGTDRADVNAILEIAVERLNEHYQPQLRFRKRRLLNGYRRFDPTRGMEYILDLALEAYTQKDHSQVIAKRVNLLRPLSAVEIIPMPYVTEATRVQVILPVTAQDQDYVGNFLDMYVMNTLDTHDNVLLTFLFIYDPFDAQRVSQTDVFAGIKAMIGEVEKRYGDVKIPWISVKTEVPSQVKLMDIISKKHPVDTLFFLAGVWTEVNADFLNRCRMNAISNWQVFFPIHFQEYSPAVVYRDQQPSAASSSFASESLRDGHFDRHVFDEACFYNADYMTARTKMAADILDNEELLESMDVYDIFVRYSGLHVFRAVEPALIQKYVRRACNPRFSEDIYHRCVLSNLEGLGSRSHLAMALFEQEQANST; encoded by the exons ATGCGTCTTTCCTCACTTTTGGCCCTGTTCAGGCCTGCTTTACCCCTTATCCTCGGGCTGTCACTGGGATGTAGTCTGAGCCTTTTGATGGTGTCCTGGACACAAGGGGATACCGATGACTCCTGTGGAGATGAACTGGCGAGTGGGAGGCTTTTCCTGGGCAGAGGAGATGCCCAGAGAGACCCGAGGGATGGAGCTGGAGATGATGACTTCCAGCCACGTATCGTGCCCTATCACAAGGATCCCAACAAGCCACACAAGAAAGTCCTCAG AACACGGTATATCCACACTGAACTGGGCATCAGAGAGCGCCTGCTGGTGGGTGTGCTGACCTCTCGGGCCACCCTCAACACGCTCGCCGTGGCGGTGAATCGAACAGTTGCCCACCACTTCCACCGCACCTTTTTCTTCACAGGCCTGCGCAGCCCTAAGGTGCCTCATGGCATGACTGTGGTAGCCCACGGTGATGACCGTCCAGTGTGGCTTATGTACGAGACAGTGCGTCACCTCCATCAGCACTACGGCTCAGACTATGACTGGTTCTTTTTAGCCCAGGATGACACTTACATGCAGGCAGATCGTCTGTCAGAGCTTGTAGGCCACCTCAGTGCAGGTCAGGACCTGTATATGGGCAGGGCGGAGGAGTTCATtggtggagaggagaaggcACGCTACTGTCACGGGGGTTATGGCTATCTGCTGTCCCGCAGTCTGCTGGCCCGTCTGCAGCCCCACCTCGACACTTGCCGTAATGACATCCTTAGTGTGAGACCCGATGAGTGGCTGGGCCGCTGTATTATTGACTACCTGGGGCTCAGCTGTGTGGAGGTGCACCAG GAAATGACATATCGTTACTTTGAGCTCGGCAAAAATGCAGATCCAGAGCGTGAAGACAGCATACAGTTTAAAAACGCCTTCACAGTCCACCCTATATCAGAGCCAAATCTCATGTACCGCCTGCACAAACGCTTCAGCCAGATTGAGCTGGAATGGACGTACCTACAGATTCAACAGCTGCAG ATGCAGATCAACAACCTGAGTGACCGGACACCAGAGGGTAAGGACGGAGTCACGTGGCCGATCGGAATCAACGCTCCCTTCAAGCCAAGAACCCGTTTTGAGGTTATAAACTGGGAGTACTTTACTGAAGAGCATATCTACTCGTGCATCGACAGCTCACCCAAGTGTGAGATGAGAGGGACCGACCGCGCCGATGTAAATGCAATTCTGGAGATCGCAGTGGAGCGTCTGAATGAACACTACCAGCCCCAGCTACGCTTCCGCAAGCGTCGTCTTCTTAACGGATACCGGCGCTTTGATCCCACCCGAGGTATGGAGTATATTCTGGATCTTGCACTGGAAGCTTATACCCAGAAAGACCACAGTCAAGTCATTGCCAAACGGGTAAACTTGCTACGACCTCTAAGTGCAGTTGAGATTATCCCCATGCCCTATGTGACGGAGGCAACGCGCGTGCAGGTCATCCTGCCTGTCACTGCCCAGGATCAGGACTATGTTGGTAACTTCCTCGACATGTACGTGATGAACACTTTGGACACCCATGACAATGTTTTACTCACATTCCTGTTCATTTATGATCCGTTTGACGCTCAGCGAGTCAGCCAGACTGATGTGTTTGCTGGCATTAAGGCCATGATAGGGGAGGTGGAGAAGCGCTACGGAGACGTTAAGATCCCCTGGATCAGCGTGAAGACGGAGGTGCCCTCGCAGGTTAAGCTGATGGACATCATCTCTAAGAAGCACCCAGTGGACACGTTGTTTTTCCTGGCCGGTGTGTGGACAGAAGTCAATGCTGACTTCCTGAACCGCTGCAGAATGAACGCCATCAGCAACTGGCAGGTCTTCTTCCCCATCCACTTCCAAGAGTACAGTCCTGCAGTCGTGTACCGCGACCAACAGCCCTCAGCCGCGTCCTCCTCTTTCGCTTCAGAGTCACTGCGAGATGGCCACTTCGACCGCCACGTCTTTGACGAGGCTTGCTTTTACAATGCAGACTACATGACTGCTCGgaccaagatggctgccgacaTCTTGGACAacgaggagctgctggagagcaTGGACGTATACGACATATTTGTGCGTTACTCTGGGCTGCACGTCTTTAGAGCTGTAGAGCCGGCGCTGATCCAGAAATATGTGCGGCGAGCATGCAACCCACGGTTCAGCGAGGACATCTACCACCGCTGTGTCCTCAGCAACCTGGAGGGTCTGGGGTCGCGCTCACATCTTGCCATGGCTCTTTTTGAACAAGAGCAGGCCAACAGCACCTAG